A section of the Homalodisca vitripennis isolate AUS2020 unplaced genomic scaffold, UT_GWSS_2.1 ScUCBcl_161;HRSCAF=1453, whole genome shotgun sequence genome encodes:
- the LOC124370409 gene encoding uncharacterized protein LOC124370409 — MLSFLNSNNPPTNTHSNVSHPPDEDDIDLENTQLDQGPESETPTATTATAEPYATRVTAKKRKPEDNVGQQLVKILKESADERRRHDTEVGCDEDRLFLLSLVSNIKKVPDHLKLSVRRQIINIIEQNTVPTQHYPTPNTNYSQGYSTNYSIDNNFHFSQQTSPPQSTGRNEYNSSNSSPVFQCFEQSE, encoded by the coding sequence ATGTTGTCATTCTTGAATTCCAACAACCCACCAACCAATACCCATTCCAATGTGTCACATCCTCCAGATGAAGATGACATCGATCTTGAAAATACCCAATTGGACCAGGGACCAGAATCTGAAACACCTACTGCAACTACAGCGACGGCAGAGCCGTATGCAACACGGGTAACAGCCAAAAAAAGAAAACCAGAGGATAATGTTGGTCaacaattagtaaaaatattgaaagaatcaGCTGATGAAAGGCGCAGACATGATACAGAAGTTGGATGTGATGAGGATAGGTTATTCCTCTTGTCTTTAGTGTCGAATATAAAAAAAGTTCCAGaccatttaaaattatcagtccgacgccaaattataaatatcattgagcAGAATACAGTTCCTACCCAGCACTACCCAACACCTAATACTAATTACTCTCAAGGATACAGCACTAATTACAGTATTGATAATAACTTTCATTTCAGCCAACAAACTTCACCTCCACAATCAACAGGAAGAAATGAATACAACAGCAGTAATAGCTCTCcagtttttcaatgttttgaacaaagtgAATAA